The DNA region agccaaggaggccatgaatctatgccagtggggcggaagcgaacctggaacagctgtcagcggcccacattgccggagtcatgaatgtcaaggcggactttctcagtcgccataccttggatcccggagagtggcagctatctgctcaggcgttcttggacatcacgaagcgctggggccagccgagcctagatctgatggcgtcatcggccaattgccaagtgccacgctttttcagcagaggacgggaccctcgatccctgggagtagatgctcttctccaacagtggccgacacaggagcttctctatgtgttcccgccctggcccatgttgggcagggtgctagaccgggtggcaaagcatccgggccggataatcctggtgggtccggactggcccagacgtccctggtatgcggacttgatcaggctctcagacGACGATCCTCTGCAGCTGCCaatggagcagggcctgttacatcagggtcccgtggtgatggaggatccctccccctttggtcttaaggcctggctattgagcggcagcgtctgagaaagaagggcttctcagacaaggtcatcgccactatgctgagagcgaggaagcgctctacttatactgcttacgccagggtttggtgtacctctgcagcgtggtgtgaagcaggctcactttctcccttcactgctccaatttcttcagtgttggcgttcctgcaagaaggtctggagaaaggcctgtcgctcagtttccttaaagtccaggtagtggctctggcttgcttcaggggccgcctgaagggtgcttcgcagccagatgtggtgcgctttctcaagggagttaatcacctgcgctctcctctgcactcagtggtgcctgcgtggaatctcaacctggtgctaagagccttgcagaagccgccttttgaacccttgtcaagggcatctctgaaagacctgacgttgaaagcagtctttttggtggctatcacttcagccagaagagtttccgagctccaggcactctcatgtcgagagccctttctgcagttcacggaggcaggagtgtctattcgcacagtgccttccttcctgcccaagattgtttctcgcttccatgtgaatcagcagctctgtctcccttcctttcgtagggaggactacccagaggaatactctgctctcaaatatctggatgtgagacgagtcatcatcagatacttggaagtgaccaatgatttccggaaatcggatcatctgtttgtcctatttgcaggtcctcgtaagggtctgcaggctgctaagcctacagtggcaagatggtcaaggaagccattgcagcggcttatgtggccgcggggaaggtgccgcctatccagctgaaggctcactccactagagctcaggcggcctcgatggcagaggccgggtccgtctccttggaagagatttgcaaggcggcaacttgggcatcggcccataccttctccaggcattaccgcttgactgtggctgctcgggcggaggcccggtttggagcttcagtgttgcggtcagggatttttatgtcccgccctgggtgagtactgcttcggtgcatcccaccagtctatggattgatcagcatgatgatatggaaggtaaaattatgtatcatacctgataattttctttccattaatcatagctgatcaatccatagtccctcccagatatctgtattgtttatattctggttgcatttcaggttcaagtttagtcttcagttcctgttcaggaggacttcgtgttcaagtttttcaatggattcttcaagagttgagacgaatttgtgttacagtgagctgctgcattcctctccctccgttttatggggctggattgagacttaaattctgccggcgcctcactcccgcttcgtgcggcagtagggcagctttgtacccctcccgcttcggcggtgttagggtcagtcagctcctcccgcggttgcaggataagccagatcccccccgcatcggcggggtggtgtccctcccctgctccgcggggatgagctggacggattcccctcccccatttgtgtggggatgagctgggttaattcccctcccccgtttcggcggtggtgagctgggcagagtgtccctttgtgggtgtaattctctaagtgctgagtcctgcagatggagcttggatatcgacatactgaggagtttccggcagcacatgaccacatatagggaggcaaaaggattgctctctatctccacctgctggtagatggacacaacccaccagtctatggattgatcagctatgattaatggaaagaaaattatcaggtatgatacataattttaccttccttccttgcctgcagttctGCGGCTgaaacccagagactgagagagccgacaggaatttttttaaatgtaccattaaattcttctgggtgaggacaggttaagtttttgcggggatgggtaagattccctagtggggacgggcagggatgggttagattccccatggggacggacggggatgggttaaattccctACGGGGACGAATGGGATGGGttggattcccgcggggacgggttggatttctggcCCTTTGCAACTCTCTTCTGTTGACCCTGTATGAACATCTGTCTGACACTTAACTGGAAGTTTTTGGTCTTGGTGCTAAGCTATATGTGTAGCCGTATGTGTATATGCGGTATAAAAAGTCTTAAACATAAACCTATCAAATTACTTTCCTAACCCCAGTGTTAATGCCTAGTAGCAGCCTTGTTGGTGCAGAGTAGACGGATCCTGAAACTAAATTGTTCTGGTCTGCCATAGAcctggatttaggggagagggaggggcggGGAAGGAATTCACAGAAGTATTAAGCAAAAGCTAGAATGGTGTGGCACAGCAAGAATAAAGTGAAATGTCCTTGAGTAGCCCGGTTATAGTCCAGACCTGAATGTATTAGAGAGACCGTGGAAAGACTTGAATACTGCAGTCCACAGGTTAGCCAACCTGAAAAAGGTTTGACTATTTTGCCAAGAAGAGTGGGCAAAATTTGCACCTTCATGCTTGTACAGTTGATACACTTAATGCGTCCTGGCTACTGTTGCTGCAGAAGGGGTCCTACAAAGTAGGGTATGGTCAAGGGCTGTGTTGATGTACATAATCAGGACTGTTTTTTGTTCTTAATTATTTTTTGAACATTTATggagttactagtaaaaaaggcccgtttcagttttaaggaaacgggcgctagcaaggttttcctcgtagtgtgtatgtttgagagtgtgtgtgtgtgagagtgactgtgtgtgtgtatgtggtcagagagagagagtgagattgggtgcgattgtgtctgtgagagagtgtgtgtgtgtcagaatgacagtgtgtgcgagtgcatttGTGAGACGCAGCAAGACCGAGAGTTTGCTGaccccttttccctcccccccttcaaccCCTGTCTGAGTTCCTGAAAACCTCTCCTTCACATGTGAGTTCCAGGACCTCCCGCCACTTCTTCccattccccctctccccttcccattctgccttcccccctctctgagttccaggacccccttccagttccaggacctgcCCCTACTAGTTGATTTCCAGGAATCCCCTCCCCTCtgtagtttcaggacccccctccccacctcctgcacgtttttacctcccgcacgcttcacacagcctcttctttcgcttctgtttcagctgttcctgtagGACCACATGAACAGCCGAAACAGAAACGAAAGGaggacccccttccctcccccccctatgtcgttcaggacccccccccccccttccctcccctgtcatttcaggaccccccccccccccccccccccccccatctcctgcacgtttttacctcctgcagtgTAGGGACGtcgcttcacacagcctcttctttctcttctgtttcagctgttcgtgtggttccgccctcaagggcgggaccacacgaacagcagaaacagaatcgatagaagaggctgtgtgatgcGGATGACGTCACTGATCTACTGCCAGAATCAGACCAcagagccacggtcccaggcagagaccgaacgttggaggtgagaattattatataggattctttcATATTGAAAATGTAGTGCGTGTGTGTTGTATAGATCAGTGAGACAAAGaccttctttattaatttttatttgtacTTTTTAGGCAGTAGAGTATGACAATAGGCACAGATATGAAGCCTTTGAGGCATTAGTGGTGCTGTGTTTTTTCTGTTAAGTTTAAATCCGAAATTTAAGCTGTTGTTTGCTTTTTGTTTAGTATATGTATCAGTTTTTAATGTAATACAGTAATCTTTATTATGTTTTTGTTTGCATTAGGAATATTCCAAGCAGTACCACGTACAAAGCCCCAAAAGTCACCTTTTCCAGACAATGACAACTTCATCAGGCGGGTCTGCAACAAAGAAGTCTTCTACAGCTTCATCAGTAGTAAATCTAGCTGAGTTGTCCTCTACTGAAACAGTAACAACTATCAAGTCCCTGGGCAGGTTGTCCGCTGGTAGAGCTTCAGTGAACAAATCATTCACCAGCATTCACGATAATGCCACAGTCAGATCTTCCAAGAGAACACCATCCAGCAGGTCCCCAGCTAATACTTTAGTTGAAATCTCTTCAACCCCACCACTAGCCAGGAAGTTGTCAGTTAGAAATTCTTTGAAAATGTCACCTACTCAGAAATCTTCTCCTGCTTCACTTGGAAGAGCCTCTGCTGATTCACCTGCTAAGGCCCTACGTTCCATTTCATCTAGAAGATCCTCTGTGGCCCTTAGGGCCTCATCTTCATTCAGTCCATCTTCCACTAGGTCATCCAGCTTGCCTCTAGCTAAAAAACTTCATGGCACTTCATTTACTGAACAGACTTTGACTTCATGGTTTTCTCCCCAGTCACCACCTGAAAGTTCCCCTGGCATTTTCCCAACTGTCCAAACTCTATCATTACAGTCTTCTGGATTAAAATCACGAGGAAGGTCCCCAGTCACAAAGTCTTCTAACCATATTCCAGTTGGCCAGAGTCCATGTTCAAGTTCCCCTTTTTTGAAGTCAGCTGGAAGATCCACTGTTTTGTCTCCAACTGACCGGTCTCCATCCCCTCGGTCACCTGGATTGAAATCAGAAGGCAGGTCCACAGCAGCAAGGTCTTCTGGCACTTCACCAGTTGGTCAGACTTCATCCTTAGCGTCCCCTATCTTGCAGTCTGCAAGGAAAACTCGTTCATTTTCAAATTCCCCAGACGAAAGAACACCTGGCACTTCATCAGCTGGCCAGACTTCATCCTTAAGATCCTCTGCATTAAAGTCCCCAGGAAAGTCCCCACCCACCAGGTCCCATAGCACCTCGCCAGCTGGCCGAACTCCATCCACAAGGTCCTTTCTAAGATCTTTTGCATTGAAGTCAATAGGTAGGTCCCACACTGAAAGGTCCCGTAGCATTTCACCAGCTGACCGCACTCTGTCCTCAGGGTTCCGTGAATTGAAGTCACCAGGAAGATCCCCAATTGCAAGGTCTCCTAACATCTTGCAAGATCACCAAACTCCATCCTCAATGGCCCCTGCATTGAAGTCTCCAAGAAGTTCTCCAGTTGCAAAGACCCATAGCACTTCACCAGCTGGCCAGACACCATCCTCAGCGTCCCTTgtattgaagtcaccaagaaggTCCCCATCTGCAAAGCCCCATAGCGCTTCACCAGCTGGCCGGACACCATCCTCTAGTTCACCTGCATTGAAGTCGCCAGGAAGGCCCCCAGCTGCAAGACCACATAGCACTTCACCAGCTGGCCAGACTCCATCCTCTAGATCACCTGCATTGAAGTTGCCAGGAAGGCCCCCAGCTGCAAGACTGCATAGCACTTCACCAGTTGGCCGTACTCCATCCTCTAGGTCACCTGCATTGAAGTCGCCAGGAAGGCCCCCATCTTCAAGGCCCTATAGCAGTTCGCCAACAGGCCATACTCCATCCTCTAGGTCACCTGCATTGAAGTCGCGAGGAAGGCCCCCAACTGCAAGGCCCCATAGCACTTCGCCAGTTGGCCGGACACCATCCTCTAGGTCACCTGCATTAAAGTCACCAAGAAGATCCCCAGCTGCAAGGCCGCAGAGCACTTCGCCAGCTGACCATACTCCATTCTCTAGGTCACCTGCATTGAAGTCGCCAGGAAAGTCCTCAGCTGCAAGGCCCCGGAGCACTTCACGTGCTGTCCGGGCTCCATCCTCTAGGTCACCTGCATTGAAGTCACCAGAAAAgtccccagctgcaaggccccagAGCACTTCACCGGCTGTCCGGGCTTCATCCTCTAGGTTGCCTGCATTGAAGTCGCCAGGAAGGCCCCCAGCTGCAAGGCCTCGTAGCACTTCAGCTGGTCGAACTCCATCCTCTAGGTCGCCTGCATTGAAGTTGCCAGGAAGGCCCCCAGCTGCAAGGCCTCGTAGCACTTCAGCTGGCCGAACTCCATCCTCTAGATCACCTGCATTGAAGTCGCCAGGAAGGCCACCAGCTGCAAGACTGCATAGCACTTCACCAGCTGGCCGTACTCCATCCTCTAGGTCACCTGCATTGACGTCGCCAGGAAGgcccccagctgcaaggccccatAGCAGTTTGCCAGCTGGCTATATTCCATTCTCTAGGTCACCTGCATTGAAGTCGCCAGGAAGGCCCCCAACTGCAAGACCCCATAGCAGTTCGCCAGCAGGCCATACTCCATCTTCTAGGTCACCTGCATTGAAGTCGCGAGGAAGGCTCCCAACTGCAAGGCCCCATAGCACTTCGCCAGTTGGCCGGACACCATCCTCTAGGTCACCTgcattgaagtcaccaagaagaTCCCCAGATGCAAGGCCACAGAGCACTTCGCCAGCTGGCCATACTCCATCCTCTAGGTCACCTGCATTGAAGTCACCAAGAGGatccccagctgcaaggccccggAGCACTTCACCGGTTGTCAGGGCTCCGTCCTCTAGGTCGCCTGCATTGAAGTCGCCAGGAAGGCCCCCAGCTGCAAGGCCTCGTAGCACTTCGCCAACTGTCCGGGCTTCATCCTCTAGGTCACCTGCATTGAAGTCTCCAGGAAGGCCCCGTAGCACTTCACCGACTGTCCAGGCTTCGTCCTCTAGGTCACCAGCATTGAAGTCTCCAGGAAGGCCCCGTAGCACTTCACCGGCTGTCCAGGCTTCGCCCTCTAGGTCACCAGCATTGAAGTCTCCAGGAAGGCCCCGTAGCACTTCACCGGCTGTCCAGGCTTCGTCCTCTAGGTCACCAGCATTGAAGTCACCAGGAAGgcccccagctgcaaggccccggAGCACTTCGCTGGCTGCTCGGTCTTCATCCTCTAGGTCGCCTGCATTGACGTCACCAGGAAGGCCCCCAGCTGCAAGACCCCGGAGTACTTCGCTGGCTGTCCGTGCTTTGTCCTCTAGGTCGCCTGCATTGAAGTCGCCAGGAAGGCCCCGGACCCGGAGCACTTCGCTGGCTATCCGGGCTTCATCCTCTAGGTCGCCTGCTTCGAAGTTGCCGGGAAGGCCCCCAGCTGCAAGGTCCCGGAGCACTTCGCTGGTTGTCCGGGCTTCATCCTCTAGGTCGCCTGCATCGAAGTCGccgggaaggccccggagcactTCGCTGGCTGACCGTGCTCCATCCTCTAGGTCGCCTGCATTGAAGTCACCAGGAAGGCCCCCAACTGCAAGGCCCCGGACCACTTTGTCAACTGGCCGGGCTCCACCCTCTAGGTCACCTGCATTGAAGTCACCAGGAAGGCCCTTAGTTGCAAGACCCCGGAGCACTTCGCCAGCTGGCCAGACTCCATCCTCTAGGTCACCTGCATTGAAGTCACAAGGAAGGCCCCGGAGCACTTCGCTAGCTTGCCGgcccccagctgcaaggccccggAGCACATCAGTTAGCCGGGCTCTACCCTCTAGGTCACCTGCATTGAAGTCACCAGGAAGTCCTCCAGCTGCAAGGTCCCGTAGCACTTCTCTAGCTGGCCGGACTCCATCCTCAGGGTCTCCTGCATTGAAGTTGAGAGGACGGCCCCCAGCTGCAAGGTCCCAGAACACTTCACCAGCTGGCCAGGCTCCATCCTCTATGTCCCCTGCATTGAAGTTGCCAAGAAGGTCTGCAATTGCAAGGTCCCCAGTCACTTTACTTGCTGTTAGGTCAGTGGTTACAACATCTTCAACTACAAGTTCATCATCTAGTTCACCTTCTATTGTAAGGTCTTCCATGGTTACTTCACCTGTTCGTACGAGAGCATCAGCTGGAAAATCTGTCATTTCTTCTGCCACCAGAAGGTCACCTGGGAGACCCCCTATTTCAAGAGCAGTCAATACTTTGCCTGACACTGCAAGGTCAGCAGGTAGACCCTCTTCCTCATGGTCAACCAGTTCTTCTCCAAACACAGagatgtccagcaagtctcttgCCTTGATGTCATCCATTATTGTTTCAGGCAAGCTAACTCTTGATTCTCCAAATGCCAGTTCTTTCCATTCCAGTTCAAATGAAATAACACATTCGAGCAATATTGAGGGTATTCATTCATCTCCTAAGATGCTGGGGTCGTCACCTGGAAAAGTATATTCCAAATTCACTACAGTTACCTCACCAGAAACCCCATATAAGAGAGGACGATTCTCAATTTCTCGCATTAGTACACCACCTGATTCTTCTAAAAATGTTCCAGAACAGATCAGTGCAAAAGGAGACTTTACTTTACTGAAGACACCTGAAGACTGTCTTACTGTTCAATCAGAAAAGTTGTCTGTATCCAGCACACCTAAACAATTGAGGAGGAAAAGCATGAGATCTGCTGCAAAAAAAACGTGTAGAAAAAGCAGAGGAAATGATGCTCTGGATGCTGTTCGTTCCAAAAGAAAAAGTGGT from Microcaecilia unicolor chromosome 5, aMicUni1.1, whole genome shotgun sequence includes:
- the LOC115471257 gene encoding serine/arginine repetitive matrix protein 2-like, encoding MGLILTENLFTGKTECDIRIQLPMVSKEHCKIDVNENKEVIVTNLSSVNPTLLNGTFIDHPVQLKHGDVITIIDRSFSFYVQQVTKVETSHRKKRQQPSNSQTSDEKTLHENHSKEGKSLENADVSRSPAKPSSSCRTPRRRSKSAHTLSPFTELYEIFKNQIDTVPKQHDESERKFVSKHINTPQKGSSQNILQENTTPHTYASRRRSERRSQLDIEKTINLVGEEGINVENQDISLEANDSVKNPHSGRRLTASRKEHKGKEKDNTPLKENVNAHKQYDSVKDEDMKMTKVDVTPETKKSRKSAVRAVEIWSNLDNTAKASKSLVSTQKCKKSLQGAHLTEGKIEMDASSDALQSDHTTSKSWSSSYDEREKTPTVRYEEFISVYKGTVGERGESQKRIGKHPSPRKSLSAEQVLKEIQDDLSSTDTSENKSYVSASQPYKVVFLSSPPNNSPQNSPKQSNMLFSIFKDSGTAVPILEPIMLEKESMHETSVSQKSSGTPKRKLSAELKRTTNVKLSSCKASEDNDISGLAMPEKLFVGEQSPDSLNVSPRVRSNRKHTSEHVAKADSGIQEISRQLTSKSCEKILLLADSITSLEYPKLSPRRSNGKSLKAEEVAHELGETMISPQKRKSQEFDILSQPPTKRKRVSFGGHLSPELFDKRLPPNSPLKKGAIPSRLSLSFSSSSPLATRRKSHGRRYSVIQEYSKQYHVQSPKSHLFQTMTTSSGGSATKKSSTASSVVNLAELSSTETVTTIKSLGRLSAGRASVNKSFTSIHDNATVRSSKRTPSSRSPANTLVEISSTPPLARKLSVRNSLKMSPTQKSSPASLGRASADSPAKALRSISSRRSSVALRASSSFSPSSTRSSSLPLAKKLHGTSFTEQTLTSWFSPQSPPESSPGIFPTVQTLSLQSSGLKSRGRSPVTKSSNHIPVGQSPCSSSPFLKSAGRSTVLSPTDRSPSPRSPGLKSEGRSTAARSSGTSPVGQTSSLASPILQSARKTRSFSNSPDERTPGTSSAGQTSSLRSSALKSPGKSPPTRSHSTSPAGRTPSTRSFLRSFALKSIGRSHTERSRSISPADRTLSSGFRELKSPGRSPIARSPNILQDHQTPSSMAPALKSPRSSPVAKTHSTSPAGQTPSSASLVLKSPRRSPSAKPHSASPAGRTPSSSSPALKSPGRPPAARPHSTSPAGQTPSSRSPALKLPGRPPAARLHSTSPVGRTPSSRSPALKSPGRPPSSRPYSSSPTGHTPSSRSPALKSRGRPPTARPHSTSPVGRTPSSRSPALKSPRRSPAARPQSTSPADHTPFSRSPALKSPGKSSAARPRSTSRAVRAPSSRSPALKSPEKSPAARPQSTSPAVRASSSRLPALKSPGRPPAARPRSTSAGRTPSSRSPALKLPGRPPAARPRSTSAGRTPSSRSPALKSPGRPPAARLHSTSPAGRTPSSRSPALTSPGRPPAARPHSSLPAGYIPFSRSPALKSPGRPPTARPHSSSPAGHTPSSRSPALKSRGRLPTARPHSTSPVGRTPSSRSPALKSPRRSPDARPQSTSPAGHTPSSRSPALKSPRGSPAARPRSTSPVVRAPSSRSPALKSPGRPPAARPRSTSPTVRASSSRSPALKSPGRPRSTSPTVQASSSRSPALKSPGRPRSTSPAVQASPSRSPALKSPGRPRSTSPAVQASSSRSPALKSPGRPPAARPRSTSLAARSSSSRSPALTSPGRPPAARPRSTSLAVRALSSRSPALKSPGRPRTRSTSLAIRASSSRSPASKLPGRPPAARSRSTSLVVRASSSRSPASKSPGRPRSTSLADRAPSSRSPALKSPGRPPTARPRTTLSTGRAPPSRSPALKSPGRPLVARPRSTSPAGQTPSSRSPALKSQGRPRSTSLACRPPAARPRSTSVSRALPSRSPALKSPGSPPAARSRSTSLAGRTPSSGSPALKLRGRPPAARSQNTSPAGQAPSSMSPALKLPRRSAIARSPVTLLAVRSVVTTSSTTSSSSSSPSIVRSSMVTSPVRTRASAGKSVISSATRRSPGRPPISRAVNTLPDTARSAGRPSSSWSTSSSPNTEMSSKSLALMSSIIVSGKLTLDSPNASSFHSSSNEITHSSNIEGIHSSPKMLGSSPGKVYSKFTTVTSPETPYKRGRFSISRISTPPDSSKNVPEQISAKGDFTLLKTPEDCLTVQSEKLSVSSTPKQLRRKSMRSAAKKTCRKSRGNDALDAVRSKRKSGASVANLLVTKSWADVVKLGVARPQVMRVKKDDRRIKLRKKKLTNSKQTPRKIKDHIGTGHADSPATVVIGRAHSRPLGVIGRAPLVMTTYAFKQNMNVNESFTGLAELFSTPVNEKQRRSSRLSRVPKNATPNPFLAEVSQMLTPEESGEMLISPLSAPDATKRRHYNQDAVSRLLRGQRAPSSSFSAIKKLMKTPKGRTAILENVTGASKNSTEVKEEKNLKQKTPKQEKLLGTNILGLARRKRAPKQKVQPVEDMVGIRRILKTPKQKGQPVEDMVGVRRIMKTPRQKGQPVEDMVGVRRIFKTPRQKGQPVEDMVGVRRIFKSPRQKGWPVEDMVGVRRIFKSPRQKGWPVEDMVGVRRIFKMPRQHGQPVEDMVGIRRIFKTPRQKGQPVEDIVGIGHIFKTPRQKGQPVEDTGVKGIFDSPTKSKITKDLTLLQQNNASPKSPFSKSANGKRICMSLMNNIAVYGFIPLE